Proteins from a genomic interval of Stomatohabitans albus:
- a CDS encoding pseudouridine synthase: MGAERLQKLLSQAGIASRRASEELIIQGRVTVDGKVATLGDKADPKAQIVAVDGERIKVNTDLVYLAFNKPVGVVTTADDPQGRPTVMDFMPPKPRVYPVGRLDMDTSGLLLLTNDGEFANRITHPRYHVEKTYMCQIRGPVPKPAIRDLLAGVELDDGLATAVKAQVRIADQTRSLVEIVINEGRNRQVRRMMAAVNLPLEALVRTKIGPVHLGNMGQGKTRLLNSQELGALYAQVGMGAA, from the coding sequence ATGGGTGCTGAACGCCTGCAAAAACTGCTTTCTCAGGCTGGCATCGCAAGCCGGAGGGCCAGTGAAGAACTGATTATTCAAGGCCGTGTCACCGTTGATGGCAAGGTAGCAACATTGGGTGATAAAGCTGATCCCAAGGCTCAAATCGTGGCCGTTGATGGTGAACGCATCAAAGTCAATACTGATTTGGTCTATCTGGCCTTCAACAAGCCTGTTGGTGTGGTTACGACTGCAGATGATCCCCAAGGCCGTCCAACGGTGATGGACTTTATGCCACCCAAACCGAGGGTGTACCCGGTTGGTCGCCTTGATATGGATACATCTGGGTTGTTGTTGCTCACCAATGATGGTGAGTTTGCCAACCGGATAACCCATCCACGCTATCACGTTGAAAAAACGTATATGTGCCAAATTCGTGGTCCTGTACCCAAACCAGCAATTCGTGACCTGCTGGCCGGGGTTGAACTTGATGACGGCCTAGCTACGGCGGTGAAAGCGCAAGTTCGTATTGCAGATCAAACCCGGTCACTGGTTGAGATTGTGATTAACGAGGGTCGTAATCGACAAGTCCGTCGGATGATGGCTGCGGTTAACCTTCCGCTTGAAGCCCTTGTCCGTACGAAGATTGGTCCGGTACACCTGGGCAATATGGGACAAGGCAAAACCCGGCTACTCAATAGCCAAGAACTTGGTGCGCTGTACGCCCAGGTTGGGATGGGAGCAGCCTGA
- the scpB gene encoding SMC-Scp complex subunit ScpB yields the protein MVAADMPAAYGPIDNTLRASLEAIFMVVDEPVDSATLAEVVGEPESVIEAAIMAMAAEYEAQRRGFVLRKRGGGWRFWTNPEHHEVVSQFVLHGKKSQLSRAALETLAVVVFKQPITRGQIGAIRGVNPDGAITTLISRGLIEEQGRADLPGRPIVYGPSVKALEQLGINDPSELPSLDSFAPGGTAPPEPPKGDYRSARRTVDVIDADGREDGDAQLRDIVRRADAAMKAAAEAIQAPEDEEA from the coding sequence ATGGTGGCTGCGGATATGCCAGCGGCGTATGGGCCGATTGATAACACACTTCGCGCATCACTTGAAGCCATTTTTATGGTTGTCGATGAGCCGGTTGACAGTGCCACTTTGGCTGAGGTGGTAGGTGAGCCAGAATCAGTTATCGAGGCAGCCATCATGGCAATGGCAGCAGAATACGAGGCCCAAAGGCGTGGCTTTGTCTTACGTAAACGGGGTGGAGGTTGGCGTTTTTGGACAAATCCTGAACACCATGAAGTAGTCAGCCAGTTTGTGCTTCATGGCAAGAAAAGTCAGCTTAGTCGTGCAGCGCTAGAAACGTTAGCGGTTGTGGTGTTTAAACAACCGATTACCCGCGGACAAATTGGTGCCATCCGTGGGGTGAATCCAGATGGGGCGATCACCACGCTCATCAGCCGGGGACTCATTGAAGAACAAGGGCGAGCTGACTTACCTGGGCGGCCAATTGTCTATGGACCGTCAGTAAAAGCACTCGAACAGCTCGGTATCAATGACCCGAGTGAGCTTCCCTCACTGGATTCATTTGCGCCTGGTGGAACCGCGCCACCAGAACCACCCAAAGGTGATTATCGCAGTGCGCGACGGACTGTAGATGTGATTGACGCAGATGGGCGTGAGGATGGGGATGCTCAGTTACGTGATATTGTCCGTCGAGCTGACGCCGCAATGAAAGCCGCAGCAGAGGCAATACAAGCACCCGAGGATGAAGAAGCATAA
- a CDS encoding ScpA family protein gives MVSSGDAESSVIPGSPVQPVITGWDQDGTWFVDVPSFEGPFDLLLQLVARHEVDITAIPLSKVVDEFLTVMTSMELNTTTEFLIVAATLVEIKALRLLPDQDEDEIDDVVIRARDLLYARLLEYRMVRDAAVFLDQRLGLFGQEIPRQVPLEPTYRTLQPPTQIGMDIAALGRLAYKVCTPSETTIDTSHIRAKAMRVHDAARIVLDWLRHGPTAIRTIMNDCTGPDEIVAHFLAILELYKLDWLQIEEDDTGVLIAHDPNAPARPLPTLVELS, from the coding sequence ATGGTTAGCTCTGGTGATGCGGAATCGTCAGTAATCCCTGGTTCACCGGTACAGCCGGTCATTACCGGTTGGGATCAGGATGGTACGTGGTTTGTTGATGTTCCTAGCTTTGAGGGGCCATTTGACCTGCTCTTACAGCTCGTTGCCCGTCATGAGGTAGACATTACGGCAATCCCACTGTCGAAGGTCGTTGATGAGTTTCTTACGGTCATGACCTCAATGGAGCTCAATACCACCACTGAGTTCTTAATCGTTGCGGCCACATTGGTTGAGATTAAGGCACTGCGATTACTACCAGACCAAGATGAAGATGAGATTGATGACGTTGTCATTCGTGCCCGTGACTTGTTGTACGCACGTCTCTTGGAATACCGGATGGTTCGTGACGCAGCAGTATTTCTTGACCAGCGATTAGGTCTGTTTGGCCAAGAGATACCGCGCCAAGTTCCATTAGAACCGACGTACCGCACCCTTCAGCCCCCAACACAGATTGGGATGGATATCGCTGCACTTGGTCGGCTGGCTTACAAGGTTTGCACACCCAGTGAAACGACCATAGACACAAGTCATATCCGAGCTAAAGCGATGCGTGTTCACGATGCGGCACGTATCGTGCTGGATTGGCTTCGCCACGGGCCAACAGCCATACGGACAATCATGAATGACTGTACAGGTCCTGATGAGATCGTCGCCCATTTCCTCGCCATTCTGGAACTCTATAAATTGGATTGGCTCCAGATTGAAGAGGACGACACTGGGGTCCTCATTGCCCATGACCCCAACGCTCCTGCCCGACCGTTGCCAACACTGGTGGAGTTGAGTTGA
- a CDS encoding thymidine phosphorylase → MNPVDLIAIKRDGGTLTKEQYEWMITNWIEETGVIDDAQVSAFLMAGVLRGFSKAETSFLTEVLLESGETLDLSGLSGPTVDKHSTGGVGDGTTLVVAPLLAACGVQVVKLSGRGLGHTGGTLDKLESIPGMQINLEDTRIMAIAEDVGCVVAGQTADIVPADKKLYALRDVTGTVASRALIASSVMSKKLASGADTIILDVKTGDGGFMKDRESAVALAKTCLEIGQRAGRNTRAIVSDMNTPLSGGIGNSLEIIEVVHTLSHNPAGRFADVCLTLATLGLSEATGISTADARERLVNAWTSGEALERLQRMIEAQGGDPQVCIEPVDVLPAAPVQRELVAPRDTQIARIPAMRIGEIALNLGAGRTHAGDSIDHSVGLELLVEEGESIEKGQPVCVIHARNDEDADVAQAAVVETIVFGEGQVADTILEVL, encoded by the coding sequence ATGAACCCAGTTGATCTGATTGCCATTAAACGTGACGGCGGTACGCTCACCAAAGAACAGTACGAGTGGATGATCACAAACTGGATAGAAGAAACCGGTGTTATTGATGACGCTCAGGTCAGTGCGTTCTTAATGGCTGGTGTCTTGCGTGGTTTTAGTAAAGCAGAGACAAGTTTTCTCACCGAGGTACTCCTTGAAAGTGGCGAGACCCTTGACTTGAGTGGCTTGAGTGGCCCCACTGTTGATAAACATTCGACGGGCGGTGTAGGAGACGGGACCACACTGGTTGTTGCCCCCCTCTTAGCCGCGTGCGGTGTACAAGTGGTGAAACTGAGTGGCCGTGGGCTTGGTCACACTGGCGGCACCCTCGATAAGTTGGAATCTATTCCTGGGATGCAAATTAATTTGGAAGACACACGCATCATGGCCATTGCGGAAGACGTAGGTTGTGTGGTTGCGGGTCAGACAGCGGATATCGTCCCCGCAGATAAAAAGCTCTATGCCTTGCGTGACGTCACTGGCACCGTGGCGAGTCGCGCCCTTATTGCATCGAGTGTGATGAGCAAAAAACTCGCCAGTGGGGCTGACACGATCATTCTTGATGTGAAAACGGGTGATGGTGGGTTCATGAAAGACCGTGAATCTGCAGTGGCTTTGGCAAAAACGTGTCTCGAGATTGGCCAGCGAGCCGGGCGCAATACACGTGCCATTGTCAGTGATATGAACACCCCACTGAGCGGTGGGATTGGCAATTCCTTAGAGATTATTGAAGTGGTTCATACGTTGTCACACAATCCTGCTGGGCGGTTTGCCGATGTGTGTTTGACATTGGCAACATTAGGGCTGAGTGAGGCCACTGGTATTTCAACTGCCGATGCCCGTGAACGGCTTGTGAACGCTTGGACCAGTGGAGAAGCCTTAGAACGCTTGCAACGCATGATTGAAGCCCAAGGGGGAGATCCTCAAGTATGTATTGAGCCAGTTGATGTACTGCCTGCCGCACCGGTTCAACGTGAACTGGTTGCTCCACGTGATACACAAATTGCACGAATACCTGCGATGCGTATTGGTGAGATTGCGCTCAATCTTGGCGCCGGACGGACCCATGCCGGAGACTCAATTGATCACAGTGTTGGACTTGAGCTCCTTGTTGAAGAAGGCGAGTCCATTGAAAAGGGGCAACCCGTTTGTGTGATTCACGCCCGTAATGATGAAGACGCTGATGTAGCTCAAGCTGCGGTGGTTGAGACCATTGTCTTTGGTGAAGGTCAGGTTGCCGACACGATACTTGAGGTGCTCTAA
- the xerD gene encoding site-specific tyrosine recombinase XerD, producing MLPVHGSRWLDHLVAERGLSEHTLAAYRRDLELYGRWMALRGQDDPATMNTADLEAFAAWLRSTNTPRGKPYAEASIARTLAAVRSLHSFLQTDGITSANPAANLPTPKRDRKLPDTLTQGEVDRLLGSVEDGTVAGQRDQAMLELLYSAGLRISELLDLNIDDVDLTERTVRARGKGSKTRIVPIGRLAARAIHVWINEGRPTVNPNGPQLFTNLRGQRLSRQGGWKIITARAKKAGLDGRVHPHTLRHSFATHLVEGGADLRVVQELLGHASVNTTQVYTHTSEARLRELFETAHPRATHNDAQAMDSLISKDYR from the coding sequence ATGTTGCCCGTTCATGGATCCCGCTGGCTTGACCACCTTGTGGCCGAGCGTGGATTAAGTGAACATACCCTTGCGGCCTACCGGCGTGATCTTGAGTTATATGGGCGGTGGATGGCGCTGCGTGGTCAAGATGATCCGGCCACGATGAATACTGCTGATTTAGAAGCGTTTGCCGCCTGGTTGCGAAGTACGAATACACCGCGGGGAAAACCGTATGCGGAAGCCAGTATTGCGCGAACCCTAGCGGCGGTACGGAGTTTGCATAGTTTCTTACAAACAGACGGGATTACGTCAGCTAACCCTGCAGCTAACTTGCCTACCCCGAAACGGGATCGAAAACTGCCAGATACCTTAACCCAGGGTGAAGTTGACCGGCTGTTAGGTTCAGTTGAAGATGGCACGGTAGCTGGGCAGCGTGACCAAGCCATGCTGGAGTTACTGTATTCAGCAGGTCTGCGTATCAGTGAGTTGCTGGATTTGAATATTGATGATGTGGACTTAACTGAACGAACCGTGCGTGCACGAGGCAAAGGTAGCAAAACCCGTATCGTGCCTATCGGTCGATTGGCCGCACGCGCTATCCACGTATGGATAAATGAGGGACGCCCAACGGTGAACCCCAATGGCCCTCAATTATTTACTAATCTTCGTGGCCAACGTCTGAGCCGTCAAGGTGGGTGGAAGATCATCACCGCGCGGGCGAAGAAAGCTGGACTAGATGGCCGTGTCCATCCGCACACCTTGCGCCATTCGTTTGCGACCCATTTAGTGGAGGGCGGTGCAGATTTACGTGTTGTTCAAGAACTCCTTGGGCACGCTAGTGTCAACACAACCCAGGTCTATACCCATACATCTGAAGCCAGACTTCGAGAACTATTTGAAACTGCACATCCGCGTGCCACGCACAACGATGCACAAGCCATGGATTCCCTTATCTCAAAGGACTACCGATGA
- a CDS encoding acyl-CoA thioester hydrolase/BAAT C-terminal domain-containing protein, with the protein MRLWKKILIGIGAIILVVAVTIVGVRTYNYQHYFSTDTGPNSARLNIDFRDADAYPLDRIDGVTITPVTGEHMAGFHFKPEKRTRKGILVSYGGSEGGVGWPGATLAAKAGQESLALFFWGQPNQTATLDEVPLEDFQEVIDWIDANAESPEPLIAAGGSKGAEYVANLLPRYDRIDHAILIAPASHSFPALSQHIEHSSWTWGGKPVPNISWEDGGSEAMNLFYSEVWKFWVNLPVAFEPSYSQLLNHAPDETRIHIEDSQATIHAFAGDDDNVWPSAEMANRLKAADPDRVTVTVYPKVGHMPGAPQYIGGLNLGGTNETNFAAEEPFNAAYTKQLEEWAPLEE; encoded by the coding sequence ATGCGGTTATGGAAAAAAATACTCATCGGAATAGGTGCCATCATCTTGGTTGTGGCTGTAACGATCGTTGGGGTTCGCACCTATAACTATCAACACTATTTCTCCACCGATACTGGCCCGAATAGTGCTCGTCTCAATATCGATTTCCGTGACGCAGACGCCTACCCTTTAGACCGCATTGATGGTGTCACCATCACCCCCGTTACGGGTGAGCACATGGCCGGGTTCCATTTCAAACCTGAGAAGCGCACGCGGAAAGGCATTTTGGTGTCCTATGGCGGCTCTGAAGGTGGTGTTGGTTGGCCGGGAGCCACGCTCGCTGCGAAAGCTGGCCAAGAGAGTCTTGCGTTGTTCTTTTGGGGTCAACCAAACCAAACCGCCACCCTTGATGAGGTTCCGCTCGAAGATTTTCAAGAGGTCATTGACTGGATCGATGCGAATGCTGAATCTCCTGAACCGCTGATCGCGGCGGGAGGCTCAAAAGGTGCTGAATACGTCGCTAACCTTCTTCCCCGTTACGACCGCATTGATCACGCCATACTCATCGCCCCGGCAAGCCACTCTTTTCCGGCATTAAGCCAACATATTGAGCATTCCTCATGGACGTGGGGGGGCAAACCGGTTCCGAATATCTCTTGGGAGGATGGTGGCAGTGAGGCCATGAACCTCTTTTATAGTGAGGTCTGGAAGTTTTGGGTAAACCTACCGGTCGCCTTTGAACCGTCCTATAGCCAACTCCTCAACCATGCCCCAGACGAGACTCGCATTCATATTGAGGATTCACAAGCCACGATTCATGCCTTTGCCGGTGATGATGACAATGTATGGCCATCAGCTGAAATGGCGAATCGTTTGAAGGCGGCTGATCCTGATCGTGTGACCGTAACGGTGTATCCAAAGGTTGGCCACATGCCCGGAGCACCCCAATACATTGGTGGGCTAAACCTAGGCGGAACGAATGAAACAAACTTTGCGGCTGAAGAACCATTCAACGCTGCTTACACGAAACAGCTTGAGGAATGGGCACCTCTGGAAGAATGA
- a CDS encoding NUDIX hydrolase — MGTFKQTSHEQVFQDSQLTVFHDGFTFPDGTHGARTVAVRPRAVAAVALNAHQEVALLHQWRAPLQGYLYELPAGKLDHDNEDPLVGMARELAEEAQLKADQYTKLTTLDMSAGWSNEVITIYMATGLHPAPIPEQFVLEAEEADMTLQWVPLNDALAMVTDGRITDAKTVVGLLLADRHLH; from the coding sequence TTGGGCACATTTAAACAGACGAGTCATGAGCAAGTTTTTCAAGACTCACAACTGACCGTTTTTCATGATGGCTTTACATTCCCAGATGGCACTCACGGTGCACGAACGGTCGCGGTTCGTCCGCGTGCCGTTGCCGCTGTGGCACTGAATGCACATCAAGAGGTTGCCCTATTACACCAATGGCGGGCACCGTTACAGGGATACTTGTATGAACTTCCGGCAGGCAAATTAGATCACGACAATGAGGACCCGTTAGTGGGGATGGCCCGTGAACTTGCCGAAGAGGCCCAACTTAAGGCAGACCAATACACGAAACTCACCACCCTCGATATGAGTGCAGGTTGGTCCAATGAAGTGATCACCATCTATATGGCCACGGGACTGCACCCAGCCCCGATCCCTGAGCAATTTGTGCTTGAAGCTGAAGAAGCCGATATGACATTGCAATGGGTGCCCCTGAATGACGCCCTCGCTATGGTAACGGACGGACGTATCACGGATGCCAAAACCGTTGTGGGGCTCTTATTGGCTGACCGTCACCTTCATTGA
- a CDS encoding CTP synthase, whose protein sequence is MAKHIMVTGGVASSLGKGITAASLGRLLKARGLRVTMQKLDPYVNVDPGTMNPFQHGEVFVTQDGGETDLDLGHYERFIDENLPRSASVSTGQIYSTVIAKERAGDYMGQTVQVVPHIINEIKARILALGENHDVVISEVGGTVGDIEGLPFLEAIRQIRYDVGRENICYVHCALVPFIGPTKELKTKPAQHSIRELRSIGIQPDAVVLRADRPISTELKRKIAMLSDVDIDGVASAHDVPSIYAIPQVIRDEGLDTYVMKKLGLDETIEPDMGEWNAMVQRQATQTGSVTIGLVGKYVELHDAYLSVQEALIHAGIHHGIDVNIDWVQAEELVDPAFADTRLKDLDGILVPGGFGLRGVEGKIQAGRVARTTGIPYLGICLGLQSAVIEYARNVVGLTEAHSSEFDPDTPDAVIDLMDSQRDVNDLGGTMRLGVYPCKIAEGTVAYKAYGEPFVYERHRHRYEVSNHYRTQLAEAGLIFSGLSPDERLVEMVEVKDHLFYVATQAHPEFMSRPNRPHPLFASFVAAAKTYRDGGHVTTTATAKAKRAKTKVN, encoded by the coding sequence ATGGCCAAACACATCATGGTAACCGGCGGGGTGGCATCCTCCCTAGGCAAAGGCATCACCGCAGCAAGTCTCGGACGATTGCTTAAAGCCCGTGGCCTTCGTGTCACGATGCAAAAACTTGATCCCTATGTCAATGTCGACCCAGGAACAATGAACCCGTTCCAACATGGGGAGGTATTCGTTACCCAAGATGGGGGTGAAACGGACCTGGACCTCGGGCATTACGAACGGTTCATTGACGAAAATCTGCCGCGCAGTGCCAGCGTGTCAACCGGCCAGATTTATTCGACGGTCATTGCCAAAGAACGTGCGGGCGATTACATGGGCCAAACCGTTCAGGTGGTACCCCATATCATCAACGAGATTAAGGCGCGTATCCTCGCCCTCGGTGAGAACCATGATGTTGTGATCAGCGAAGTAGGCGGCACCGTCGGCGATATTGAGGGGCTGCCCTTTCTTGAGGCTATCCGTCAGATTCGATACGACGTTGGGCGTGAGAATATCTGTTATGTGCACTGCGCCCTCGTGCCCTTTATCGGACCAACCAAAGAACTTAAAACCAAACCGGCTCAACACTCGATTCGTGAGCTGCGGTCTATCGGGATTCAGCCTGACGCGGTTGTCCTCCGCGCCGATCGACCAATTAGCACGGAATTGAAGCGTAAGATCGCCATGCTGAGTGATGTTGATATTGACGGCGTGGCAAGTGCCCACGATGTTCCAAGTATTTACGCTATTCCACAGGTGATTCGAGACGAAGGTCTTGACACCTATGTGATGAAAAAATTGGGGCTTGATGAGACGATTGAACCTGACATGGGCGAATGGAATGCCATGGTTCAACGACAAGCAACCCAAACGGGTAGCGTCACCATTGGTCTCGTTGGAAAGTACGTCGAACTCCATGACGCATACCTCAGCGTGCAAGAAGCGCTCATTCACGCCGGTATCCATCATGGAATTGATGTGAATATCGATTGGGTTCAGGCTGAAGAGCTAGTAGATCCAGCCTTTGCCGATACCCGACTTAAGGACCTTGATGGCATTTTGGTTCCCGGCGGGTTTGGCTTGCGTGGGGTCGAAGGCAAGATTCAAGCTGGTCGTGTGGCGCGCACAACTGGTATTCCCTATCTAGGGATTTGTCTCGGGTTGCAGTCGGCTGTCATCGAATACGCCCGAAACGTAGTGGGTCTTACCGAAGCTCATTCAAGTGAGTTTGACCCTGACACCCCTGACGCGGTGATCGATCTAATGGATAGTCAACGGGATGTGAATGACTTGGGCGGCACTATGCGCTTAGGTGTGTATCCGTGCAAGATTGCTGAGGGGACCGTCGCCTACAAGGCCTACGGTGAACCGTTTGTATATGAGCGCCATCGTCATCGCTACGAAGTGTCAAACCACTACCGCACCCAACTGGCCGAAGCCGGGTTGATTTTTAGTGGATTGAGTCCCGATGAACGCCTTGTTGAAATGGTTGAGGTGAAGGACCATTTGTTTTATGTGGCCACCCAGGCGCATCCTGAGTTCATGAGTCGGCCCAACCGTCCCCATCCGTTATTCGCATCCTTTGTCGCCGCCGCTAAGACCTATCGCGATGGCGGCCATGTGACTACAACGGCAACCGCTAAGGCAAAACGGGCCAAAACGAAGGTGAATTAG